One window of Epinephelus fuscoguttatus linkage group LG9, E.fuscoguttatus.final_Chr_v1 genomic DNA carries:
- the ran gene encoding GTP-binding nuclear protein Ran — protein sequence MAQCVPVVTFKLVLVGDGGTGKTTFVKRHITGEFEKKYVATLGVEVHPLMFHTNRGPIRYNVWDTAGQEKFGGLRDGYYIQAQCAIIMFDVTSRVTYKNVPNWHRDLVRVCENIPIVLCGNKVDIKDRKVKAKSIVFHRKKNLQYYDISAKSNYNFEKPFLWLARKLIGDPNLEFVAMPALAPPEVQMDPTLAAKYEEELQVASQTALPDEEDDL from the exons ATGGCACAGTGTGTTCCGGTGGTAACCTTCAAG TTGGTGTTGGTAGGAGATGGAGGCACCGGAAAAACAACTTTTGTGAAGAGGCACATTACAGGAGAGTTTGAGAAGAAATATGTTG CCACCCTGGGAGTAGAGGTGCACCCGCTGATGTTCCACACCAACAGAGGACCTATCAGGTACAATGTGTGGGACACAGCTGGTCAGGAGAAGTTTGGAGGCCTGAGAGACGGCTACTATATTCAAG CTCAGTGTGCTATCATCATGTTTGATGTTACCTCTCGAGTCACCTATAAGAACGTGCCCAACTGGCATCGTGACCTGGTCCGTGTCTGTGAGAACATTCCCATTGTCCTCTGCGGCAACAAGGTGGACATCAAAGACAGGAAAGTCAAAGCCAAGAGCATTGTGTTTCACCGCAAGAAGAACCTGCAG TACTACGACATTTCTGCCAAGAGTAACTACAACTTTGAGAAACCTTTCCTGTGGCTAGCAAGGAAGTTGATCGGTGATCCCAACCTGGAATTTGTGGCAATGCCTGCTCTCGCTCCCCCAGAGGTCCAGATGGACCCCACCCTTGCTGCGAAGTACGAGGAAGAGCTTCAA GTTGCATCACAAACAGCACTCCCAGATGAAGAAGATGACCTCTAA
- the ndufs8b gene encoding NADH:ubiquinone oxidoreductase core subunit S8b, giving the protein MPVAHHKLVTEMSTTLSLRLLHCYSKPGTFGPGVIRPFSLSVQREGYKYVNAQEPATDLRSITDRAATTLLWTELFRGLAMTMSYLFREPATINYPFEKGPLSPRFRGEHALRRYPNGEERCIACKLCEAICPAQAITIEAETRADGSRRTTRYDIDMTKCIYCGFCQEACPVDAIVEGPNFEFSTETHEELLYNKEKLLNNGDRWEAEIAANIKADYLYR; this is encoded by the exons ATGCCTGTTGCTCATCACAAACTTGTGACAGAG ATGTCTACCACACTGAGTCTGCGTCTCCTCCACTGCTACTCAAAGCCAG GCACATTTGGTCCAGGGGTCATTCGTCCATTCAGTCTCAGTGTGCAGAGAGAAGGCTACA AGTATGTTAATGCTCAGGAGCCGGCAACAGACCTGAGGTCCATCACCGACCGGGCGGCCACAACCCTCCTTTGGACCGAACTTTTTAGAG GTTTGGCGATGACCATGAGTTACCTGTTCCGTGAGCCTGCCACCATCAACTACCCCTTTGAGAAGGGCCCTCTGTCACCCCGCTTCCGCGGAGAGCACGCGCTTCGCCGCTACCCTAATGGAGAGGAGCGCTGCATTGCCTGTAAGCTGTGTGAGGCCATCTGCCCTGCTCag GCCATTACCATTGAAGCTGAGACTCGAGCTGACGGCAGCAGGAGAACTACACGCTATGACATTGATATGACCAAATGTATCTACTGTGGCTTCTGCCAGGAAGCCTGTCCTGTTGACGCCATTGTTGAG GGTCCAAACTTTGAGTTCTCCACAGAGACCCACGAGGAGCTCCTGTACAACAAAGAGAAGCTGCTCAACAATGGAGACCGATGGGAGGCTGAGATAGCGGCCAACATAAAGGCAGACTACTTGTACAGATAA
- the tbc1d10c gene encoding ecotropic viral integration site 5 ortholog: protein MSSQTGPAQKNLSEEDSSGSDVGSEVGLEPETDRFGFIVTNGSTAGSVGPPPELVRQRETKWINIISQWDRMLLKKTSKVKVQCQKGIPASLRAKCWPLLCGATDKMKQNENLYQSLDSQPALQSWVDVIERDLDRQFPFHEMFLSKDGHGQRGLFRVLKAYTQYQPEEGYCQAQGPVAAVLLMNMPAEEAFWCLVQISEQYLPGYYSPLLEGVLFDAAMLTWVLKRTCPAAHKHLQHHGVEPLMFATDWLMCLFTRHLPFNTLLRVWDLFFCYGVRVLLQVAVVLVRRVLGRAEQRKQCQGQMETLERLRGVREEVHEEDDTFIAEVCSVQLSARDLEKHTEKELEKWRKDRPSSTFDPRGRCQGYRMAWARARQSEEARDREAREKGNLSVPLTRSASTLSLSPSLLQKRWKKGGKASAREWEGGGKVVRHLSMGAKEDFRSWTELNFKKVQGVQEEEDVVFEEHKKQSEKKLTGEIDQKELLEEPKKMEIQNVPTEHVEETVIKDEIVQMETRTTEKGESPLKETVETKMLSEETEKTNVGTEQTNNPAEDQTSENILQPEHKQGEELDSSSPSQVLEQQSPESKHLETEVKDTNKETEEQSGHTAAVEENQTEIQEDADKSTEMEMQESVASSEEQDVKPEESTETENVQQTQVAAVTAETSPGSETDGKTEAATVKDPPVETETQQQDVITETEGKIEAPTITDPPVETETQQQDVITETDQSSQGDAFEGKYQSHESLAEIDMTEEPHTQSETESDALAQTQETVQNNAATQDELEAEIELIDSQHHTDSHTDAETLIRSSPECIEQQEDTDLIGDTEAEAETPASSDIVTESSEALEKECDAAACEPTQEEEGGSLTAPSEAQVDKQTEETTETETTDSIASPLKDVTSTQAEAVTLTTEPDGETSSVEMSISEEPAPEQPTSQVTVGAVEEEESTETVQENTVEEDDVFIPTAPTDSPNTDSIPQVQENNSPLVKDQEEPNDSSLTQASALCSSRSSGDVCIRKPSSSRGARLARRLSEDLFIMPERKSQSIPNHPEVEHGESQSNPGVVNPTQTPSDVSPSPSAAVTETTAAQQEQPLPDPRKRFGLFRRLRGEQPKKASKMQVPKILIQDFSDGTGMGKPVEEEAVEEKLSSRERRRRRRERERKEKEEEKLRKKKEKELEKERERERRKPQTRGKSFQVQREKGSSDEPKPAKTASQTLRYSASFTESYF, encoded by the exons ATGTCAAGTCAAACAGGTCCGGCTCAGAAGAACCTCAGTGAAGAGGACAGCTCTGGATCTGATGTGGGGTCCGAGGTTGGTCTTGAACCTGAGACAGACCGGTTTGGCTTCATTGTGACAAATGGATCCACAGCTGG GAGTGTGGGCCCACCGCCTGAGCTGGTCAGGCAGAGGGAGACCAAGTGGATAAACATCATTAGCCAATGGGATCGCATGTTGTTGAAGAAGACCAGTAAG GTCAAAGTGCAGTGTCAGAAAGGCATCCCAGCCTCACTCAGAGCCAAGTGCTGGCCTCTGCTGTGTGGAGCTACtgacaagatgaaacagaatGAAAACCTCTACCAG TCTCTGGACTCGCAGCCCGCTCTGCAGAGCTGGGTGGATGTCATCGAGAGAGATCTGGACCGACAGTTTCCTTTCCATGAGATGTTCCTCTCCAAGGACGGACACGG gcaGCGTGGTTTGTTCCGGGTGTTGAAAGCGTACACTCAGTACCAACCAGAGGAGGGTTACTGCCAGGCACAGGGGCCTGTTGCTGCAGTGCTGCTGATGAACATGCCTGCTGAG GAGGCCTTCTGGTGTCTGGTGCAGATTAGTGAGCAGTACCTGCCTGGATACTACAGCCCTCTGCTG GAGGGAGTCCTGTTTGATGCAGCCATGCTGACCTGGGTCTTGAAAAGAACGTGTCcagctgcacacaaacacttgcAGCACCACGGAGTGGAACCCCTCATGTTCGCCACAGACTGGCTAATGTGTCTCTTCACACGTCACCTGCCTTTCAACACGTTGCTCCGAGTCTGGGATCTCTTTTTCTGCTATG GAGTGAGGGTGCTGCTCCAGGTGGCGGTGGTCCTGGTGCGTCGGGTGCTGGGCCGGGCTGAGCAGAGGAAGCAGTGTCAGGGCCAGATGGAGACTCTGGAGAGGCTGAGGGGCGTCAGGGAGGAGGTCCACGAGGAAGACGACACCTTCATAGCAGAG gTGTGCTCGGTGCAGCTGTCAGCCAGAGATCTGGAGAAGCACACGGAGAAGGAGTTAGAAAAGTGGAGGAAAGACAGACCCTCATCCACCTTTGACCCCAGAGGTCGCTGCCAGGGATACCGGATGGCGTGGGCGAGGGCACGACAGAGTGAGGAGGCGCGGGACAGGGAagcaagagagaaagggaaCCTGTCTGTGCCTCTTACCCGCTCGGCCTCCACTCTATcgctgtctccctccctccttcaaaAGAGGTGGAAGAAAGGGGGAAAGGCGAGCGCACGTGAATGGGAGGGCGGCGGCAAAGTTGTGAGGCATCTCTCGATGGGAGCAAAAGAGGACTTCAGGAGCTGGACAGAGTTGAATTTTAAGAAGGTGCAGGGCgttcaggaggaggaggacgtaGTGTTCGAGGAACATaaaaaacagagtgagaaaAAACTAACAGGAGAAATTGATCAGAAAGAACTCTTAGAAGAACCCAAAAAGATGGAGATCCAAAATGTGCCAACAGAGCATGTAGAAGAAACAGTCATAAAAGACGAGATTGTACAAATGGAAACAAGAACAACTGAAAAGGGGGAAAGCCCACTCAAAGAGACGGTGGAAACTAAAATGCTTTCAGAAGAGACGGAAAAAACAAACGTGGGGACAGAACAAACCAACAATCCAGCTGAAGATCAGACTTCTGAAAATATTCTTCAGCCTGAACACAAACAGGGAGAGGAGCTGGACTCCAGCAGCCCATCACAAGTCTTGGAACagcagagtccagagagcaagCACCTGGAAACTGAGGTGAAAGACACaaataaagagacagaagaACAAAGTGGACACACAGCTGCTGTGGAGGAGAATCAGACTGAGATACAGGAAGATGCAGATAAAAGCACAGAGATGGAGATGCAAGAGAGTGTTGCCTCAAGTGAGGAACAGGACGTGAAACCAGAGGAGAGCACAGAAACTGAAAATGTGCAACAGACGCAGGTGGCCGCAGTCACAGCTGAGACAAGCCCGGGCTCAGAGACAGACGGTAAAACAGAAGCTGCAACTGTAAAAGATCCTCCagtagagacagagacacaacagCAAGACGtgatcacagagacagagggtaAAATCGAAGCTCCAACTATCACAGATCCTCCagtagagacagagacacaacagCAAGACGTGATCACAGAGACAGACCAAAGCTCACAGGGAGATGCGTTTGAAGGAAAATACCAGAGTCATGAGTCATTAGCAGAAATAGACATGACAGAAGAGCCCCACACCCAATCAGAGACAGAAAGTGATGCACTGGCACAGACACAAGAAACAGTCCAGAACAATGCAGCCACACAGGATGAACTGGAGGCTGAAATAGAACTAATAGATTCACAACATcacacagattcacacacaGACGCAGAAACATTAATACGGAGTTCACCTGAATGCATCGAACAACAAGAAGATACTGACTTAATAGGTGATACAGAGGCTGAAGCAGAAACACCAGCTTCAAGTGACATAGTGACAGAGTCAAGTGAAGCATTGGAGAAAGAGTGTGATGCAGCTGCATGTGAACCTACacaggaggaagaaggaggaagttTGACTGCACCCTCAGAGGCCCAGGTTGATAAGCAAACAGAggaaacaacagaaacagagacgACTGACTCGATAGCATCTCCACTGAAGGATGTGACTTCAACACAGGCTGAAGCTGTGACTCTCACCACTGAGCCTGATGGAGAGACCAGTTCAGTGGAAATGAGTATCTCTGAGGAACCTGCACCTGAACAACCAACGAGCCAGGTCACTGTgggtgctgtggaggaggaagaaagcACAGAAACTGttcaagaaaacactgtagaagAGGACGACGTCTTTATTCCCACAGCACCAACAGACTCTCCCAACACTGACAGCATCCCACAAGTCCAAGAAAACAATTCTCCCCTTGTGAAAGACCAGGAAGAACCGAATGACAGCAGTTTGACACAAGCCTCCGCTTTATGCAGCAGTCGGTCCTCTGGGGATGTCTGCATCCGCAAGCCGTCCAGCTCCCGTGGGGCCAGGTTAGCACGCCGGCTCTCTGAAGATCTCTTCATCATGCCAGAGAGGAAATCACAATCTATCCCGAATCACCCAGAGGTTGAACACGGGGAATCACAGTCCAATCCTGGAGTTGTAAATCCAACCCAAACTCCTTCAGATGTCAGCCCGTCACCGTCTGCAGCAGTGACCGAGACGACGGCAGCGCAGCAGGAGCAGCCGCTGCCTGACCCCCGTAAACGTTTTGGTCTCTTCCGCAGACTGAGAGGAGAGCAGCCCAAGAAGGCATCCAAAATGCAAGTCCCCAAAATCTTGATCCAGGACTTCAGTGACGGGACGGGGATGGGGAAACCAGTTGAGGAGGAGGCGGTAGAGGAGAAATTAAGCTCCagggaaaggaggaggaggcggagggagcgagagagaaaggagaaagaggaggaaaagttgaggaagaagaaagagaaggagctggagaaggagagggagcgagagaggaggaaaccgCAGACGAGGGGGAAGAGTTTCCAGGTgcaaagagagaaagggagcagTGATGAGCCTAAACCTGCAAAGACTGCATCACAGACGCTTAGATATTCTGCTTCCTTTACTGAATCTTACttctga
- the rad9a gene encoding cell cycle checkpoint control protein RAD9A — protein sequence MDCVVTGGNVKVLAKAIHSLSRIGDELYVEPQQDGLALRSVNSSRSAYACFLFAPLFFSRYTIPSGHAFRCKMAIKSVQAVFRSIATLEKTVEKCHIELDEQKNRLTFTLHCKHGLTKTHNLSFQDSESLQAVFDKDSYANVFRSNPRLLVDTVVHFPPSLEEITVSVSDERMWVRNHVEEEDQSKAMLTELCLASDEFDHFAVQAHNSVTFCLKELRGLLVFAESTGLPISMYFDEPGSPVVLSVTDSVLEGNFVLATLSDDPSHRKNNSRRAHSSPPPPPDDFMNDDIDSYLIAMDTSIAPGPSAAGPPTPPSAASTCLKQTAAAANYRTRLHSEEEEEEEEEDERDDLSGPPSKKFCNLFFGSVLPPSSQMTTQPVTTQEVLASDSDDDAQ from the exons ATGGACTGCGTCGTGACGGGAGGAAACGTGAAAG TGCTGGCCAAAGCCATCCACTCTCTGTCCAGGATCGGTGATGAGCTGTATGTGGAGCCTCAGCAGGATGGG CTGGCCCTGCGGTCTGTAAACTCTTCTCGGTCGGCATATGCTTGCTTCCTGTTCGCACCACTCTTCTTCAGCAG GTACACCATTCCCAGTGGGCACGCCTTCCGCTGCAAGATGGCAATAAAG agTGTGCAGGCCGTGTTCAGGTCTATAGCGACTCTGGAGAAGACTGTGGAAAAGTGTCACATCGAGCTGGACGAGCAGAAGAACCGACTCACCTTCACCTTGCACTGCAAACACG GCCTCACGAAGACACATAACCTGTCTTTCCAGGATAGTGAAAGCTTACAGGCAGTGTTTGATAAAGACAGCTATGCCAATGTATTCAGGTCCAATCCCAG gctgctggtggacACTGTCGTGCACTTTCCTCCATCTCTGGAAGAAATAACCGTGTCAGTGAGTGATGAACGGATGTGGGTCAGGAACCATGTGGAGGAAGAAG ACCAGTCGAAGGCCATGCTGACAGAGCTGTGTCTGGCTTCAGATGAGTTTGACCATTTCGCCGTCCAAGCTCACAACAGCGTCACCTTTTGTCTGAAGGAGTTACGG GGTTTGTTGGTGTTTGCAGAGTCTACAGGTCTCCCTATTTCTATGTACTTTGATGAACCAGGCAG ccCTGTCGTGCTTTCAGTGACAGACAGTGTCCTGGAGGGGAACTTTGTGCTGGCCACGCTGTCTGATGACCCCAGCCACCGTAAAAACAACAGTAGACG AGCACACTCATCCCCTCCGCCCCCTCCTGATGACTTTATGAATGACGACATAGACTCCTACCTCATTGCCATGGATACCAGTATTGCGCCAGGCCCCTCAGCCGCAGGTCCGCCCACAcccccgtcagctgcttccacGTGTTTAAAACAGACTGCCGCTGCAGCCAATTACAGAACAAGGCTacacagtgaggaggaggaggaggaggaagaggaagatgaaagAGATGATTTAAGTGGACCGCCTAGTAAGAAG tTCTGCAACTTGTTCTTTGGATCGGTGCTTCCCCCGTCCTCTCAGATGACCACTCAACCAGTGACAACTCAGGAAGTGTTGGCaagtgacagtgatgatgacGCACAGTGA